attattttttccaagtctaaaaaaatttttagtttgaaaaaaaaaattttttttgcatttttgcacgtttcatataaaaatacattgattccaaataaaaaaaatttttttatacgctctTATTGCTCCCGGGACCCACTTCGGATGCCATGAAAAAACACGtcggtttaaaaaaaaaaaatttttttgtacgtCCTGATGACATCCAAGGTGGGTCCCGgaagccataagggcgtataataaaaattctattattttttctaagtccaaaaaatttttagtttgaaaaaaaaaattttttttgcatttctctacgtttcatacaaaaataggtcgatttccaaaaaaaaaattttttatacgcccttaagGTATCCGAGGTGAGTCGAGAGCCATAAAaggcgtataaaaattttttttttttttttttttttttttttttttcgggaatcaacttatttttgtatgaaatgtggagaaatgcaaaaaaaaaattttctccaaactaaaaattttttttggacaaaaaaaaaatagaatttttattatacgctTTTATGACATCTGTAACGCGatatgtctgaagcattactattatctttattattttaactttaataattaatcattcagatcttatcaataaataatttttatcactggtcttaattgttattttttttttttttttttttttttgtttttgaggcAAATGCACAATTATAAGCACCTATCgtcaattattgtatttaattactcatattaatttaaacatacataatttaaaattaaaaaaaaaaaatatgagcaATTAatgagataaaataaaaatatttgacgtTACTTgtgatttatataaataaaaaattcaatgacaAGTTACAATTAAGACATATGAGATTgcgttattaattttaattataaaatatgagTCTATCTCGTGcgtgtaataataaaacagtaaaaaatgatttaaatttttttttctattactaAATTCTACGTGTTTGAATTAATACCGAAAACGtggaagaatttatttttgaacccGGGTTTATTAGAACTAGTGTCGCTGTTGGTGGATTGTCCATCATGAAGTGACCTCTGTACCAGCGGCAGCGAGCCCTGTGGATTGTGATCATGTGTGTGTCGAAGAATCGTCAGATCGGGCCGGgacaacgaaaaaaaaataaacaaaaaagaaagaagaaaGGATAGAAGACGACTAATGGTGATACTACGACATGCGGTGcgatatacatttttatatatatatatatatatatatatatatatatatatatatatatatatatatatatatatataaaatactgttatagttataagataagttgtaatcatttttaaatttaactattcaaattttttgataaattatagtGGTCaaggtttcttttttttgacacTCACCTCGTCGTGCTGCTCGTGCTCACTGTTCGCCAGGCTCGAACGTGATCCACGTCGCGTTGAGCCTTTCTCATCACCAAGTATTTGTGCGACTTTAGCTTGTTTTACTAAATCCAGGgcctgaaaataattatttatgaatattagtcatcagtttttttattttattaaaaattaaaataattaaaaaaaaaaaaattattcaactctcaatatattttttttattttttcactagaaaaatttatataaaaacaattaaattttttttaaatgtcaagataaaaaaaaactagcattttattttattttttttttattaaaaaataaaaaaatttttccttttgtttaaataaataaaattttgctttattaaataatgatttttgttaaattgcactgtacttttttaactattgacgtttttaaagatataagctcttcccgatgttacactcatcaagagctttcatttgaatacccaaatgcattttgatatatttttcatatatacatatatataatgtatataaatatatgaaaaaatgatgtgggtactcaaatgaaaggtcttgatgagtgtaacatcggaatgagcttatatctttaaaaatgtcaatagttcacaagatacaagatcatttcttaactattgatatttttaaagatgtaagctcatcctgatgttacgctcatcaagagcttccattcgagtacccacatgcatttttgatatattttttatatatacataaatataatatatatataaatatatgaaaaaatgatgtgggtactcaaatgaaaggtcttgatgagtgtaacatcggaatgaagttatatctttaaaaatgccaatagatcacaaaatacaaggtaatttcttaattatgtatctagagatagagcattttcgaatgcagcctaaatactaatcataaaattattttaatttatcaaaaaataaataattaaaaataaaaatcgcgTGAATGATGAATGAAATTTGCAAAAGCATTGAAAACTTACCTGCTGCAAATGCTGcgtgcattaaaaaaatagtgcaACATTAAACTCTAATTAGCAttgtaattgaaattttcacaCAAGATTACTTAAAaccctgaataaaaattaatgtaacgATTTCACGATGAAATTTATGCTCTgtttgtaaataattgaaaagtaaataaatttttaactcacTTCCTTGCGTGATCTCAGAGCACAGTCTTCAAGGGTTTCAGCAGCCTCGTATTTGCCCTGTCGTCTGTAAAGAGCTCCTAAATTCTTCAACGTCGTAGTTACGGTGGGTGAGTCAACTTTAGCCGCTTTGTGCCATCCACCGTACTCGCCATAAGGTgcattttctttatttctaTGTTTGTTTTCTTCTCGTTCTTCGGCGACCTTTAAAATAATCACggcaattattataaatcttaTTTTTACACTGTGAATAATTTGGGGAGTGAATTGCagattttatttgtattatttcccgtaaaatttttttttcatcaaataaacataaaataataatttcatccgttgaaaaaattataaaatttatatttagagattttaaaaactgacATTATCTttccaatatttaaaaaaattatcagtatttttctttaatttctacaagctgcattttttgataaattctctgtattaatttatttattaaaaaaatcctaaaaattgccatataaaatttaatttcagtaatattaaagtaactaaatttttttaattgagtgtagtaattttaatttatttttttttttttacttaaaaattagattCAATGCtctagtcaaattttttagaaaaatataattaatatttacaaacttaaacttgaaataaattttttaaagtatttttttagtaatttaatatatgAAACTTGTTTCAtctaagtaaaaatttatttaatctaaaaattaaatttcatattcACTCTAGggaataaaaattcactcccaattttttacagtgcaattcggctgcccaatttcaaaacacagtaactaacatttagaaatttttttaaatttttcttattaataaaaagtttgcctgccaaattgcaaaaaaatttgatttatgaatagtaatacttgaatataaatatttttaagaaaaaatacttgaaattaaggtctaaaagttataaaaaatgtagcaatattaaaaaaaattaggtataaaaattttgcagttactgtgttttcaaattgggcagccgaattgtattaaaataaaaacagaaataacaaatttatggATGCAATACCTGCCAAATAGGTTTATTATCACCATCGATAGCACCGAATTCCCGCTCATGTGCTCTAGTGAGAACTTGTTTGTATAAAACTTCAGCATCTTTGTATTTTCCTTGTTTTAAATAACAAGATGCCAAATTATTCTTCGTCTTAGCAACATTGGGATCGTCTGGACCCAACTTAGCTTCATAGATTTCTAACGCACGCTGGTAATATCTCTGAACTTCTTCATATTTGCCCTGGTTCTGACAGAGAAGCGCCAAATTATTCAGCTGCTTGGCTACGTCTGGATGGTCGCGACCAAGAACTTTCTCCCGGATCTCCAGAGCACGCTTGCAGAGCGGCTCAGCTTCCTTGTACTTGCCACGCTTTCCGTAGAGCACCGCCAAATTATTAAGCGTCGCGGCGACTGCTGGGTGATTTTCCCCGAGGGTTTTTTCACGGATCGCGAGCGCGTCGTTCAACAAATTGGCCGCCTCCTTGTACTTGTTCTGATCGCGGTAGACTAGCGCCAGTATGTTAAGCATTGTTGCGACGTCTGGGTGATCGTGACCCGAGGTCTTCTCAAGGTCCTCCAGTGCTTGCTTGCACAGTGGAACTGCAACTTCATAGCGGCCTTGACTTGCGTACTGTATTACTAAATTATGCAGCGTACGCAGACGTGCGGGTATCTCGTAGCCGGCGTTCACTTGCTGGGCAAATTGTGACGGCGGGGTTGGTGACATtgctgtttatttttaaaataattatattattaactcagacatttattaatagctTTAATAAGTGGTATTTTATGGATCGAAAAATAATATGGAACTGTTTTTAACGTACACTTACTGTTTCGTTCGTCCCCTTCATCATCCGGGAACAAATCGACCATTGGATCTTCCTTTGGTTTGTCTTTTACATTTTCATCGTCTGCTGGTGGATCTGGATCGTATTGTCTCATACTTTCCATAAAGTCGATGTGTTTTTTATCGACTTCCAACTGAGCAACCttaaaaacaattgaaattattgttattattattactagcaaccttgcagtcactaagTGACTGCCAtaacttgtaaactataaataaataaacttgtgctttattaaataatgactttagttaaattgcactgtattttcttaaatattgacgttttcaaagatataagctcatcccgatgttatactcattaagagctttcatttgagtacccacatgcattttgatatatttttcatacatacatatatatataatatatataaatacatgaaatattgatgtgggtactcaaatgaaaggtcttgataaatgtaatgtcggggtaagcttatatctttaaaaatgtaaatagttcacaagatacaaggtcatttcttaattattgatatttttaaaaatgtaagctcatcctgatgttacactcatcaagagctattatttgagtacccacatgcaatttgatatatttttcatacattcatatatattatgtataaatatataaatctataaaatatatgaaaaattaatgtggttACTTAAATGagaggtctcaatgagtgtaacatcggaatgagcttatatctttaaaaatgtcaatatttcacaagatacaatgtcatttcttaaatattgatatttttaaagatataagctcatcccgatgttacactcatcaagagctttcatttgagtacccacatgcaatttgatatatttttcatatatacatatacataaatatataaaatatatgaaaattgatgtgggtactcaaatgaaaggtcttgatgagtgtaatatcgggatgagcttatatttttaaaaatgtcaatagttcacaagatacaaggtcatttttttaattatgttaaattgcactgtacatTCATCaatg
The sequence above is drawn from the Cotesia glomerata isolate CgM1 linkage group LG4, MPM_Cglom_v2.3, whole genome shotgun sequence genome and encodes:
- the LOC123262644 gene encoding kinesin light chain isoform X6; this translates as MTAMTQEEIIAGARTVAQGLEALRVEHTGLLQGLQSQEAPEARDKVSLLCKNIEMIELGLGEAQVMMALASQLQMVEAEKQKLRTQVKRLCQENAWLRDELAGTQQKLQASEQAVAQLEVDKKHIDFMESMRQYDPDPPADDENVKDKPKEDPMVDLFPDDEGDERNSKSMSPTPPSQFAQQVNAGYEIPARLRTLHNLVIQYASQGRYEVAVPLCKQALEDLEKTSGHDHPDVATMLNILALVYRDQNKYKEAANLLNDALAIREKTLGENHPAVAATLNNLAVLYGKRGKYKEAEPLCKRALEIREKVLGRDHPDVAKQLNNLALLCQNQGKYEEVQRYYQRALEIYEAKLGPDDPNVAKTKNNLASCYLKQGKYKDAEVLYKQVLTRAHEREFGAIDGDNKPIWQVAEEREENKHRNKENAPYGEYGGWHKAAKVDSPTVTTTLKNLGALYRRQGKYEAAETLEDCALRSRKEHLQQALDLVKQAKVAQILGDEKGSTRRGSRSSLANSEHEQHDEGSLPLVQRSLHDGQSTNSDTSSNKPGFKNKFFHVFGINSNT
- the LOC123262644 gene encoding kinesin light chain isoform X2 produces the protein MGRTDMSKTLNAYRIKKIEHIGRMTAMTQEEIIAGARTVAQGLEALRVEHTGLLQGLQSQEAPEARDKVSLLCKNIEMIELGLGEAQVMMALASQLQMVEAEKQKLRTQVKRLCQENAWLRDELAGTQQKLQASEQAVAQLEVDKKHIDFMESMRQYDPDPPADDENVKDKPKEDPMVDLFPDDEGDERNTMSPTPPSQFAQQVNAGYEIPARLRTLHNLVIQYASQGRYEVAVPLCKQALEDLEKTSGHDHPDVATMLNILALVYRDQNKYKEAANLLNDALAIREKTLGENHPAVAATLNNLAVLYGKRGKYKEAEPLCKRALEIREKVLGRDHPDVAKQLNNLALLCQNQGKYEEVQRYYQRALEIYEAKLGPDDPNVAKTKNNLASCYLKQGKYKDAEVLYKQVLTRAHEREFGAIDGDNKPIWQVAEEREENKHRNKENAPYGEYGGWHKAAKVDSPTVTTTLKNLGALYRRQGKYEAAETLEDCALRSRKEHLQQALDLVKQAKVAQILGDEKGSTRRGSRSSLANSEHEQHDEGSLPLVQRSLHDGQSTNSDTSSNKPGFKNKFFHVFGINSNT
- the LOC123262644 gene encoding kinesin light chain isoform X1 → MGRTDMSKTLNAYRIKKIEHIGRMTAMTQEEIIAGARTVAQGLEALRVEHTGLLQGLQSQEAPEARDKVSLLCKNIEMIELGLGEAQVMMALASQLQMVEAEKQKLRTQVKRLCQENAWLRDELAGTQQKLQASEQAVAQLEVDKKHIDFMESMRQYDPDPPADDENVKDKPKEDPMVDLFPDDEGDERNSKSMSPTPPSQFAQQVNAGYEIPARLRTLHNLVIQYASQGRYEVAVPLCKQALEDLEKTSGHDHPDVATMLNILALVYRDQNKYKEAANLLNDALAIREKTLGENHPAVAATLNNLAVLYGKRGKYKEAEPLCKRALEIREKVLGRDHPDVAKQLNNLALLCQNQGKYEEVQRYYQRALEIYEAKLGPDDPNVAKTKNNLASCYLKQGKYKDAEVLYKQVLTRAHEREFGAIDGDNKPIWQVAEEREENKHRNKENAPYGEYGGWHKAAKVDSPTVTTTLKNLGALYRRQGKYEAAETLEDCALRSRKEHLQQALDLVKQAKVAQILGDEKGSTRRGSRSSLANSEHEQHDEGSLPLVQRSLHDGQSTNSDTSSNKPGFKNKFFHVFGINSNT
- the LOC123262644 gene encoding kinesin light chain isoform X5, whose translation is MGKKIEHIGRMTAMTQEEIIAGARTVAQGLEALRVEHTGLLQGLQSQEAPEARDKVSLLCKNIEMIELGLGEAQVMMALASQLQMVEAEKQKLRTQVKRLCQENAWLRDELAGTQQKLQASEQAVAQLEVDKKHIDFMESMRQYDPDPPADDENVKDKPKEDPMVDLFPDDEGDERNSKSMSPTPPSQFAQQVNAGYEIPARLRTLHNLVIQYASQGRYEVAVPLCKQALEDLEKTSGHDHPDVATMLNILALVYRDQNKYKEAANLLNDALAIREKTLGENHPAVAATLNNLAVLYGKRGKYKEAEPLCKRALEIREKVLGRDHPDVAKQLNNLALLCQNQGKYEEVQRYYQRALEIYEAKLGPDDPNVAKTKNNLASCYLKQGKYKDAEVLYKQVLTRAHEREFGAIDGDNKPIWQVAEEREENKHRNKENAPYGEYGGWHKAAKVDSPTVTTTLKNLGALYRRQGKYEAAETLEDCALRSRKEHLQQALDLVKQAKVAQILGDEKGSTRRGSRSSLANSEHEQHDEGSLPLVQRSLHDGQSTNSDTSSNKPGFKNKFFHVFGINSNT
- the LOC123262644 gene encoding kinesin light chain isoform X3 → MGRTDMSKTLNAYRIKKIEHIGRMTAMTQEEIIAGARTVAQGLEALRVEHTGLLQGLQSQEAPEARDKVSLLCKNIEMIELGLGEAQVMMALASQLQMVEAEKQKLRTQVKRLCQENAWLRDELAGTQQKLQASEQAVAQLEVDKKHIDFMESMRQYDPDPPADDENVKDKPKEDPMVDLFPDDEGDERNSKSMSPTPPSQFAQQVNAGYEIPARLRTLHNLVIQYASQGRYEVAVPLCKQALEDLEKTSGHDHPDVATMLNILALVYRDQNKYKEAANLLNDALAIREKTLGENHPAVAATLNNLAVLYGKRGKYKEAEPLCKRALEIREKVLGRDHPDVAKQLNNLALLCQNQGKYEEVQRYYQRALEIYEAKLGPDDPNVAKTKNNLASCYLKQGKYKDAEVLYKQVLTRAHEREFGAIDGDNKPIWQVAEEREENKHRNKENAPYGEYGGWHKAAKVDSPTVTTTLKNLGALYRRQGKYEAAETLEDCALRSRKEALDLVKQAKVAQILGDEKGSTRRGSRSSLANSEHEQHDEGSLPLVQRSLHDGQSTNSDTSSNKPGFKNKFFHVFGINSNT
- the LOC123262644 gene encoding kinesin light chain isoform X4 yields the protein MGRTDMSKTLNAYRIKKIEHIGRMTAMTQEEIIAGARTVAQGLEALRVEHTGLLQGLQSQEAPEARDKVSLLCKNIEMIELGLGEAQVMMALASQLQMVEAEKQKLRTQVKRLCQENAWLRDELAGTQQKLQASEQAVAQLEVDKKHIDFMESMRQYDPDPPADDENVKDKPKEDPMVDLFPDDEGDERNTMSPTPPSQFAQQVNAGYEIPARLRTLHNLVIQYASQGRYEVAVPLCKQALEDLEKTSGHDHPDVATMLNILALVYRDQNKYKEAANLLNDALAIREKTLGENHPAVAATLNNLAVLYGKRGKYKEAEPLCKRALEIREKVLGRDHPDVAKQLNNLALLCQNQGKYEEVQRYYQRALEIYEAKLGPDDPNVAKTKNNLASCYLKQGKYKDAEVLYKQVLTRAHEREFGAIDGDNKPIWQVAEEREENKHRNKENAPYGEYGGWHKAAKVDSPTVTTTLKNLGALYRRQGKYEAAETLEDCALRSRKEALDLVKQAKVAQILGDEKGSTRRGSRSSLANSEHEQHDEGSLPLVQRSLHDGQSTNSDTSSNKPGFKNKFFHVFGINSNT
- the LOC123262644 gene encoding kinesin light chain isoform X8 — its product is MGRTDMSKTLNAYRIKKIEHIGRMTAMTQEEIIAGARTVAQGLEALRVEHTGLLQGLQSQEAPEARDKVSLLCKNIEMIELGLGEAQVMMALASQLQMVEAEKQKLRTQVKRLCQENAWLRDELAGTQQKLQASEQAVAQLEVDKKHIDFMESMRQYDPDPPADDENVKDKPKEDPMVDLFPDDEGDERNSKSMSPTPPSQFAQQVNAGYEIPARLRTLHNLVIQYASQGRYEVAVPLCKQALEDLEKTSGHDHPDVATMLNILALVYRDQNKYKEAANLLNDALAIREKTLGENHPAVAATLNNLAVLYGKRGKYKEAEPLCKRALEIREKVLGRDHPDVAKQLNNLALLCQNQGKYEEVQRYYQRALEIYEAKLGPDDPNVAKTKNNLASCYLKQGKYKDAEVLYKQVLTRAHEREFGAIDGDNKPIWQVAEEREENKHRNKENAPYGEYGGWHKAAKVDSPTVTTTLKNLGALYRRQGKYEAAETLEDCALRSRKEHLQQALDLVKQAKVAQILGDEKGSTRRGSRSSLANSEHEQHDEYHH
- the LOC123262644 gene encoding kinesin light chain isoform X10; this translates as MGRTDMSKTLNAYRIKKIEHIGRMTAMTQEEIIAGARTVAQGLEALRVEHTGLLQGLQSQEAPEARDKVSLLCKNIEMIELGLGEAQVMMALASQLQMVEAEKQKLRTQVKRLCQENAWLRDELAGTQQKLQASEQAVAQLEVDKKHIDFMESMRQYDPDPPADDENVKDKPKEDPMVDLFPDDEGDERNSKSMSPTPPSQFAQQVNAGYEIPARLRTLHNLVIQYASQGRYEVAVPLCKQALEDLEKTSGHDHPDVATMLNILALVYRDQNKYKEAANLLNDALAIREKTLGENHPAVAATLNNLAVLYGKRGKYKEAEPLCKRALEIREKVLGRDHPDVAKQLNNLALLCQNQGKYEEVQRYYQRALEIYEAKLGPDDPNVAKTKNNLASCYLKQGKYKDAEVLYKQVLTRAHEREFGAIDGDNKPIWQVAEEREENKHRNKENAPYGEYGGWHKAAKVDSPTVTTTLKNLGALYRRQGKYEAAETLEDCALRSRKEALDLVKQAKVAQILGDEKGSTRRGSRSSLANSEHEQHDENRK
- the LOC123262644 gene encoding kinesin light chain isoform X9; amino-acid sequence: MGRTDMSKTLNAYRIKKIEHIGRMTAMTQEEIIAGARTVAQGLEALRVEHTGLLQGLQSQEAPEARDKVSLLCKNIEMIELGLGEAQVMMALASQLQMVEAEKQKLRTQVKRLCQENAWLRDELAGTQQKLQASEQAVAQLEVDKKHIDFMESMRQYDPDPPADDENVKDKPKEDPMVDLFPDDEGDERNSKSMSPTPPSQFAQQVNAGYEIPARLRTLHNLVIQYASQGRYEVAVPLCKQALEDLEKTSGHDHPDVATMLNILALVYRDQNKYKEAANLLNDALAIREKTLGENHPAVAATLNNLAVLYGKRGKYKEAEPLCKRALEIREKVLGRDHPDVAKQLNNLALLCQNQGKYEEVQRYYQRALEIYEAKLGPDDPNVAKTKNNLASCYLKQGKYKDAEVLYKQVLTRAHEREFGAIDGDNKPIWQVAEEREENKHRNKENAPYGEYGGWHKAAKVDSPTVTTTLKNLGALYRRQGKYEAAETLEDCALRSRKEHLQQALDLVKQAKVAQILGDEKGSTRRGSRSSLANSEHEQHDEK
- the LOC123262644 gene encoding kinesin light chain isoform X7, which encodes MGRTDMSKTLNAYRIKKIEHIGRMTAMTQEEIIAGARTVAQGLEALRVEHTGLLQGLQSQEAPEARDKVSLLCKNIEMIELGLGEAQVMMALASQLQMVEAEKQKLRTQVKRLCQENAWLRDELAGTQQKLQASEQAVAQLEVDKKHIDFMESMRQYDPDPPADDENVKDKPKEDPMVDLFPDDEGDERNSKSMSPTPPSQFAQQVNAGYEIPARLRTLHNLVIQYASQGRYEVAVPLCKQALEDLEKTSGHDHPDVATMLNILALVYRDQNKYKEAANLLNDALAIREKTLGENHPAVAATLNNLAVLYGKRGKYKEAEPLCKRALEIREKVLGRDHPDVAKQLNNLALLCQNQGKYEEVQRYYQRALEIYEAKLGPDDPNVAKTKNNLASCYLKQGKYKDAEVLYKQVLTRAHEREFGAIDGDNKPIWQVAEEREENKHRNKENAPYGEYGGWHKAAKVDSPTVTTTLKNLGALYRRQGKYEAAETLEDCALRSRKEHLQQALDLVKQAKVAQILGDEKGSTRRGSRSSLANSEHEQHDENRK